In Heliomicrobium undosum, the following proteins share a genomic window:
- the cas3 gene encoding CRISPR-associated helicase Cas3', which produces MGTQETAHPPCELEQLLSPWGKAKSNDFSNYHPILYHMADVAHVAHLLYQSILTPSVRRIIAAELGLTESQTGRFISLLAGEHDIGKVSSFQFRSPIVKEILANTELNIVHPDYQPHGVITEYVLSRIDEPCITGWNCGKRLKRALARLTAGHHGRFPKDTQLSLGRNADGGEPWAKIRKNLLFQLTRMFEEAPPIEIKVSDLTEAGLVPIIAGLITVADWIASSEAFFPYEPLQPIHEYPAISRARAEKAVSSVGWKQTIDKVTTHERTAASFEELFGFSPNEMQKTVADIVEVSDCPKLIIIEAAMGEGKTEAALYVVERLLAQGFAQGMYLALPTLATSNAMFDRVRDYLGKKAAQNSVRFNLQLVHSGKLLSDSFEELRMATIDESDEGNVVAEEWFVGQKRSLLAPFGVGTIDQALLGTLQVKHWFVRLFGLAGKVVIVDEVHAYDVYTNELLKNLLSWLRRIGCTVLLLSATLPHEKRGQLLQAWGAVQYSEYCAYPRVTVVQQDRSLTKTFSPPAKKQPVKMTFHKTNPTALAVMIDKELPVTGRAAVICNTVNRAIQVYRTLKRCLEPAEWVVELFHARTLACWRQQTEESVMKHYGKNSSRDGKRILVATQVIEQSIDLDFDWMATDLAPVDLILQRMGRLWRHYRSERPIPFPHLCILADEDADGIVQLPNHRANIYEPYILYRTYLAIRWLEHIDYAADIDRLVQLVYSGEMTPPDQRWDLLMETHRQNMIDRRNELLAQAETVLLPDPKQGARAILRPGNTAEHNDIELIDDDDPKVHRTVRAATRIGDPSILLICVGELEDGTALAPFSACVPDLSQVKELMRFSVSVSSKKIFQAAIDLEPPDEWRSVPMLRHARLVRFERGVAQIGKTSVRLSKQEGLQWNAPDQEVVVDADI; this is translated from the coding sequence ATGGGAACTCAAGAAACCGCGCATCCCCCCTGTGAGCTAGAACAGCTATTGTCCCCCTGGGGAAAGGCGAAATCGAATGATTTCTCCAATTATCACCCGATTCTTTATCACATGGCAGATGTCGCGCATGTCGCCCATCTTCTGTATCAAAGTATATTAACACCTTCAGTGAGACGAATCATCGCAGCCGAACTTGGGTTAACTGAATCTCAGACAGGGAGATTTATTTCATTACTCGCCGGTGAACATGATATTGGTAAAGTATCTTCGTTTCAGTTTCGCTCTCCTATTGTGAAGGAGATATTGGCGAATACGGAATTGAACATAGTGCATCCCGATTACCAACCCCATGGTGTAATCACCGAATACGTCTTATCAAGAATCGATGAACCCTGCATTACCGGTTGGAACTGCGGGAAACGGCTGAAGAGAGCATTGGCGCGGCTTACAGCCGGTCATCACGGTAGATTTCCTAAAGATACGCAATTGAGCCTGGGAAGAAACGCAGACGGGGGGGAGCCCTGGGCAAAAATACGAAAAAATTTGCTTTTTCAACTTACTCGTATGTTCGAAGAAGCTCCGCCAATTGAAATCAAGGTTTCGGATCTGACAGAAGCCGGGCTTGTGCCAATCATCGCAGGGTTGATAACGGTTGCAGATTGGATCGCGTCGTCAGAAGCCTTTTTCCCCTATGAACCCCTGCAACCCATTCACGAATACCCCGCAATATCGCGTGCGCGCGCTGAAAAAGCCGTATCTTCGGTCGGATGGAAACAGACCATCGATAAGGTAACCACCCATGAGCGAACCGCCGCATCTTTTGAAGAACTCTTTGGTTTTTCGCCAAACGAAATGCAGAAAACGGTGGCGGACATCGTAGAGGTTTCCGATTGTCCAAAACTGATCATCATCGAAGCGGCCATGGGCGAGGGAAAAACGGAAGCCGCGCTGTATGTGGTCGAACGTCTTTTGGCGCAAGGATTTGCCCAGGGGATGTACCTGGCGCTCCCAACGCTTGCCACATCGAATGCGATGTTTGACCGAGTTCGAGACTATCTGGGGAAAAAAGCGGCCCAGAACTCGGTTCGGTTCAATTTGCAACTTGTACATTCAGGAAAACTATTATCAGACTCTTTTGAAGAACTCAGAATGGCCACCATTGATGAAAGCGATGAGGGAAACGTCGTCGCAGAGGAATGGTTTGTCGGTCAAAAGAGATCCCTTTTGGCACCGTTCGGCGTCGGCACCATCGACCAGGCGCTGTTGGGAACCTTACAAGTCAAGCATTGGTTTGTCCGCCTCTTTGGTTTGGCGGGAAAAGTCGTCATCGTAGATGAAGTGCACGCCTACGACGTTTATACCAACGAGTTACTAAAAAATCTGTTGTCCTGGCTGAGGCGAATCGGCTGTACGGTGCTCCTCTTATCTGCAACATTGCCCCATGAGAAACGAGGCCAGCTTCTTCAAGCCTGGGGGGCGGTACAATATAGCGAATATTGCGCCTATCCTCGTGTAACCGTCGTTCAGCAGGACAGATCGTTGACCAAGACATTTTCACCGCCAGCCAAGAAACAACCGGTCAAGATGACCTTTCATAAGACAAACCCCACTGCGCTCGCCGTCATGATTGACAAGGAATTGCCGGTCACTGGGCGGGCAGCGGTCATTTGCAATACGGTCAATCGCGCCATTCAGGTGTATAGAACACTTAAACGTTGCTTGGAACCTGCCGAATGGGTGGTCGAACTCTTCCATGCCAGGACATTGGCATGCTGGCGTCAGCAGACGGAAGAGTCGGTTATGAAGCACTACGGTAAAAATTCCAGTCGAGACGGAAAGCGAATTTTGGTAGCTACTCAAGTCATCGAACAAAGCATTGACTTGGACTTTGATTGGATGGCAACGGACTTGGCCCCTGTCGACTTAATCCTTCAACGCATGGGCCGGTTATGGCGTCATTATAGGAGCGAGCGGCCCATCCCTTTTCCACACTTGTGCATCTTGGCCGATGAGGATGCCGACGGCATCGTGCAGTTGCCTAACCATAGGGCCAACATATATGAGCCCTATATCTTGTACCGCACATACCTAGCGATCCGATGGCTCGAACATATCGATTACGCTGCAGATATTGACAGGCTGGTTCAGTTGGTTTATAGCGGCGAAATGACCCCGCCGGACCAGCGATGGGATCTATTGATGGAAACGCACAGGCAAAACATGATCGATCGCCGCAATGAGTTATTGGCCCAAGCGGAAACGGTGCTGTTGCCCGACCCGAAACAGGGGGCGCGAGCGATTCTTCGGCCGGGCAATACCGCTGAGCATAACGACATCGAACTCATTGACGACGATGACCCCAAAGTCCACAGAACGGTGCGCGCAGCCACTCGTATCGGGGATCCTTCCATCCTGTTGATTTGCGTTGGCGAACTGGAGGACGGCACAGCGCTTGCCCCGTTTTCTGCATGCGTTCCCGACTTGTCTCAGGTGAAGGAATTGATGCGCTTTAGCGTTTCCGTTTCCAGTAAAAAGATATTTCAAGCCGCAATCGACTTGGAGCCTCCCGATGAGTGGAGGAGTGTTCCCATGCTTCGGCATGCTCGATTGGTGCGCTTTGAACGCGGCGTTGCCCAAATCGGAAAAACGAGTGTACGACTGTCGAAACAGGAAGGACTCCAATGGAACGCACCGGATCAGGAGGTGGTCGTCGATGCCGACATTTAA
- the casA gene encoding type I-E CRISPR-associated protein Cse1/CasA: MPTFNLVDQPWIPCVDTSGKRKQVGLEEVIVDAGGLREIEGNNPLEVPALLRLIEAILYRAIGVATEAEWLELWTNGKFPSDKVKDYFNRHRDGFDLFGPRPFYQIPGLVMKGKSGLSRLAHELSTGNNATLFDHNVDDVLLEVDFAAAARMLVVGQAFALGFGKASTAQIDGEEVLRPYLADGAALRGFTLWLHGNNLFETCMLNLVPSLRAAEDTVPWESTKPMEKTDRVVGKKRIVHKVSSVADLYTMQSRFIRLLPDEDGRVRMMYFTQGRSLDKDKPFNDPMKVYVQSKEEGIYPLGLRADKAAWRDLHTFFQVGSLRNKIIEFIAQLIEDDILPRETRFSVNLSGLATDPGKAGKFLLWRQEHYSIPAKIIQNPDLVSTMGMAIRAAEEVAVDLRNRLRMVVKDFIRPEGEAESTSVKKDVNTVIDSLNPTNQYWARLEGKFAGFLNRLPTDGDAALSDWYRQVETQAGCSFHEICHLLGESPRVWRAIARHSDKFTADLSLRQEKKDARKKRSRKEGTGK; the protein is encoded by the coding sequence ATGCCGACATTTAATCTCGTTGATCAGCCATGGATACCCTGTGTGGATACCAGCGGAAAGAGAAAGCAAGTCGGGTTGGAGGAAGTCATCGTAGACGCCGGTGGATTGCGAGAGATCGAAGGAAACAACCCTCTCGAGGTTCCTGCGCTGCTCCGGTTGATTGAGGCCATATTGTACCGGGCAATCGGTGTGGCGACAGAAGCAGAATGGCTTGAACTATGGACAAATGGAAAATTTCCTTCAGACAAGGTGAAGGATTACTTTAACCGGCATAGAGACGGTTTTGATTTGTTTGGGCCTCGACCCTTTTATCAGATTCCCGGCTTGGTGATGAAAGGCAAGAGCGGGTTGAGTCGGTTGGCCCATGAACTATCGACAGGGAACAATGCGACTCTCTTCGACCACAACGTGGATGACGTGCTTTTGGAAGTCGATTTTGCCGCCGCCGCTCGCATGTTGGTTGTCGGACAGGCCTTTGCGCTTGGGTTCGGGAAAGCCAGTACGGCGCAGATTGACGGAGAGGAAGTGCTGCGTCCCTATCTCGCTGACGGCGCTGCGTTGAGGGGATTTACGTTATGGTTACACGGCAACAACCTCTTTGAAACCTGTATGCTCAATCTAGTTCCGTCTCTTCGGGCCGCTGAAGATACTGTGCCCTGGGAAAGCACAAAACCGATGGAAAAAACGGACAGGGTGGTTGGGAAGAAAAGAATCGTACATAAGGTTTCTAGTGTGGCTGACTTATATACGATGCAGTCGCGTTTCATTCGACTGTTGCCGGATGAAGACGGACGAGTCCGAATGATGTATTTCACGCAAGGTCGCTCATTGGACAAAGACAAGCCGTTTAATGATCCGATGAAAGTCTATGTGCAAAGCAAGGAGGAGGGCATTTATCCGTTAGGACTTCGTGCCGATAAGGCCGCTTGGCGTGATCTCCATACCTTTTTCCAAGTCGGTTCCTTACGGAACAAAATTATCGAGTTTATTGCACAACTGATCGAAGATGACATATTGCCGAGGGAGACACGGTTTTCGGTCAACCTTTCCGGTCTGGCCACAGACCCAGGAAAAGCTGGCAAGTTTCTGCTTTGGCGACAGGAACACTATTCAATCCCGGCTAAAATTATTCAAAATCCGGATCTTGTGTCCACGATGGGAATGGCGATTCGCGCTGCCGAAGAAGTGGCCGTCGATTTGCGCAATCGTTTGAGGATGGTTGTCAAAGATTTCATTCGGCCAGAGGGGGAGGCAGAGTCAACGAGTGTAAAAAAAGATGTAAATACCGTGATAGATTCGTTAAACCCGACAAATCAGTACTGGGCAAGGCTTGAAGGAAAGTTTGCCGGATTTCTCAATCGTTTGCCCACTGACGGTGATGCAGCGCTGTCCGATTGGTATCGTCAAGTGGAAACCCAAGCGGGATGTTCTTTTCATGAGATTTGTCATCTCCTCGGTGAATCCCCGAGGGTCTGGAGAGCCATCGCGAGACACAGCGATAAATTTACAGCCGACTTGTCTTTGCGTCAGGAAAAAAAGGATGC